In Corynebacterium frankenforstense DSM 45800, the DNA window ATGCCGCCGAGGGCGGCCACTGCGCCGACGGACAGGTCGATGCCGCCGGTGACGATGACGAAGGTCATGCCGAAGGCCAGGATGGCGATGGCGGCGGCCTGCACGCCGACATTGATGAGGTTGTCGACGCTCAGGAAGTGCGGGGTGGCGATGACCAGGATGACGATCAGGGCGATCAGGCCGACGAGGGCGCCGTTGTCCATCGCCCAGTTGCCCAGGCGGCGGCCGAACGAGGGGGACTTCTCCGCTGCGGCGGTGGCGCCGGAGCCGGGGGAGGCTGTGGTGGTGGTCATTGCTGGTTCTCCTTCTCGGCGGTGTCGGTGCCGGTGCGCCCGGCGGTGTCGGTCGTGTCGGTGCTTGTGGTGCCAGTGCTGTCGGAGTCGGTGGAGTCGGTGGCGTCGGAGAGGCGGGAAACCGCGAGGGTCATCACCTCGTCCTGGGTGGCCTCGGGGGTCAGTTCGCCGGCGAGGCGTCCGCCGGACATGACGAGGATGCGGTCGGACATGCCGAGGACCTCGGGGAGGTCCGAGGAGACCATGAGCACGCCGCCACCGGCGGCGGTGAGGGTGTTGATGATGTTGTAGATCTCGACCTTGGCGCCGACGTCGACGCCGCGGGTGGGCTCGTCGAGAAGCAGGACCATGGAGTTGGCCATGACCCACTTGCCGAAGACGGCCTTCTGCTGGTTGCCGCCGGACAGATCGCGCACGGGCTGGTCGATGCCGGCCATGCGCACGCGCAGCTTCTCGGCGACGGAGTTCGCCAGGGTGCGCTGGCCCTTCAGGTCGGCCAGACCGGCGGTCGCCGAGGACGACAGGGTGGCCAGGCCGATGTTCTCGCCGACGGAGGCGTCGAGGACGAGGCCCTGGTTCTTGCGGTCCTCGGGCACCAGGCCCACGCCGTGGTCGATCGCGCCCTTGACGTCGCCCTTGCGCAGCTTCTTGCCGCGCACGGTCACGGTGCCGGAGTCGTAGGAGTCGGCCCCGGCGATGGCGCGGACCAGCTCGGTGCGCCCGGCGCCGACAAGGCCGGCGACGCCGACGACCTCGCCGCCGCGGACGGTGAGGCTGACGTCCTCGAACTTGCCGTCCGAGGAGAGGTGCTCGACGACGAGCAGCGGTTCGCCGGGGGTGCCGGCCTGGCGCGGGTACTGGTCGTCGATGTCGCGGCCGACCATGAGGCGGACGAACTCGGCCTCCTCGGTGTCGGGGGCGACCTCGGCGACGAACGAGCCGTCGCGCAAGACGCTCACGGAGTCGGAGATGCGCGCGATCTCGTCGAGGTGGTGGGAGATGAAGACCATGCCCACGCCGGCGGCCTTGAGCTCGTCGACCACACGGAAGAGCTGGTCGATCTCGTGGCCGGTCAGCGAGGCGGTGGGCTCGTCGAGGATGAGGATGCGGGCGTTGGTGGACAGCGCCTTGGCGATCTCGACGAGCTGCTGGCGGGCCACGGACAGCTCGCCGACGGGGGTGTCCAGGTCGGCCTCGAGGCCGACGCGGTCGAGCGCCTCGGCGGCGCGGCGGCGCAGTTCGGTGAAGTTGACCAGTCCGCCGCGCGCCGGGGTGCGCCCGAGCATGATGTTCTCGGCGACGGACAGGGTGGGCACCAGGTTGAGTTCCTGGTAGATGGTGGCGATGCCGAAGGACTCGGCGGTCTTGGTGTCGGGGATGCGCACGGGCTCTCCGTCGACGAGGATCTCGCCGGAGTCGGGTTCGTGCACGCCGGCCATCATCTTGATGATGGTGGACTTTCCGGCGCCGTTCTCGCCGAGCAGGGCCTGTACCTGGCCCGGGCGCACGGCCACGGAGACGTCGTCAATCACTCGGACCGGGCCGAAGGACTTGCTCACGTGGCGCAGCTCGATCAGCGGCGCGGTGTCTGGGGCGGTCATCGTTCACCTCCTGGGGTGGTGGCTGATGGTGGGGAGGGGTGTCGGTGTTCAGGGGATCTGCGGCACGGAGCGGCGGGCGATCAGGCGCGTGGGCACGCGGACGTGTGCCGGGGTGCCGGTGGGATGGGTTTCAGTTGTGGCGTCGCCGGGGGTGCCGGTGACGAGGGCGGTGAGGATCTGCAGGGCGGTCAGGGCCATGCGGCGCACGTCCTGGTCGATGACGGTGATGGGGCGCGGCTGCAGGTCGAACAGGGGCTGGTTGTCGAATCCGATGACGGCGATGTCGACGCCGACCTCGAGGTCGCGGCGGTGGCACGCCTCGATGACGCCGACGGTCATCATGGAGTCGCCGGCGAAGAGGGCGGCCACACCTTGGTCGATGAGTTCCTCGGCGCCGTGGCGCCCGAGTTCCTGCTCGTAGCCGCCGTGGAAGACGTGCGAGGTGTCGAGGCCGAGTTTGGTGGCGGCGGAGATGAAGACCTCGAGGCGCTCGCGTCCGGTGGAGGTGGACATCGGCCCGGAGAGGTAACCGACGGGCAGGCTGCCGGCGTCGGCGAGCAGCTCGAGGGCGGCGGTCATGCCGGGGCGCGGGGCCGAGGTCACCGTCGGAATGGTGGGCGTCGTCTGCGGTGCAGGTGTGTTTGCCGACGCCGCGTCCTTGGCGGTGCCTGCCGTCTGCGGTGCCGGGTCGGGCAGGGTGCGGTCGACGAGGACGACGGGAGTGCCGCCGGCGGCCAGTGCCCGGATCTGGGCGGCGCAGTCCTCGTGGGGCACGCAGATGATGCCGGCGACGCGCTGGTCGGTCAGGGCGTTAAGCGCCTTGGTTTGCTCGGTGGCAGACTCGTTGGTCGCGGCGACGATGGTGGTGATCCCCCGGGTGGCCGCGTGCTCCTGGATCGCGGTGACCATGGCGGCAAAGTAGTGGTTGACCAGGCTGGGCACGACCACGGCGATGGTGGTGGAGCGCGACATGCGTAGCGCGCGGGCCTGGATGTTGGGGCGGTAGCCGATCTCGGCGGCGGCCTGGGCGACGAGTTCGCGGGTGGCCCGGGAGATGCGGTCGCTTCCGGCGAGGGCGCGGGAGGCGGTGGACACGGAGACGTCGGCGGCGCGTGCGACGTCCTTCAACGTCGGGCGGTGTGTGCGGCTGACGGTCATGTCGACTCCTCGTCTCCCGTGCCACGGGGGTGGCGTGCAAACGTTTGCACTAGAGTCAACGCTAGCCAGGATGTGGGGCGGGGGCAAGAGGCGGGGGTGGGATGAGATCGGATCGTGACCGGGGGAGGGTGGGGGAGATTTCTTTAACTTGCCCGGTAAGCTTGTTGGCGCGAATGGGCGCGATTTGCATCCCGGGATCTACTTGTGTTGGAGGTGGGCGATGGCTTACACGGTTGAGCTCGCCATAGTTCTAACCGGGGCGAGTCGTGATCAGCTCTACAGGTGGAATCGGGATGGCCTTTTGGTGCCAGAAATTTCACAGGACCCGTATGAAGGCTTCTTATGGTCTTTCCGGGATATTCTTGCGCTTCGGACAATGGTTCGGCTTCGGATGCGCCATTCGCTACAGGAGATTCGTAAGGCTTACGAGAGTCTCCGTGAGCTCAACTTGACGGACCATCCTGCTGGAGTGACTCTCATCGAGGACGAGCGTGGTATCTATC includes these proteins:
- a CDS encoding LacI family DNA-binding transcriptional regulator encodes the protein MTVSRTHRPTLKDVARAADVSVSTASRALAGSDRISRATRELVAQAAAEIGYRPNIQARALRMSRSTTIAVVVPSLVNHYFAAMVTAIQEHAATRGITTIVAATNESATEQTKALNALTDQRVAGIICVPHEDCAAQIRALAAGGTPVVLVDRTLPDPAPQTAGTAKDAASANTPAPQTTPTIPTVTSAPRPGMTAALELLADAGSLPVGYLSGPMSTSTGRERLEVFISAATKLGLDTSHVFHGGYEQELGRHGAEELIDQGVAALFAGDSMMTVGVIEACHRRDLEVGVDIAVIGFDNQPLFDLQPRPITVIDQDVRRMALTALQILTALVTGTPGDATTETHPTGTPAHVRVPTRLIARRSVPQIP
- a CDS encoding sugar ABC transporter ATP-binding protein, which produces MTAPDTAPLIELRHVSKSFGPVRVIDDVSVAVRPGQVQALLGENGAGKSTIIKMMAGVHEPDSGEILVDGEPVRIPDTKTAESFGIATIYQELNLVPTLSVAENIMLGRTPARGGLVNFTELRRRAAEALDRVGLEADLDTPVGELSVARQQLVEIAKALSTNARILILDEPTASLTGHEIDQLFRVVDELKAAGVGMVFISHHLDEIARISDSVSVLRDGSFVAEVAPDTEEAEFVRLMVGRDIDDQYPRQAGTPGEPLLVVEHLSSDGKFEDVSLTVRGGEVVGVAGLVGAGRTELVRAIAGADSYDSGTVTVRGKKLRKGDVKGAIDHGVGLVPEDRKNQGLVLDASVGENIGLATLSSSATAGLADLKGQRTLANSVAEKLRVRMAGIDQPVRDLSGGNQQKAVFGKWVMANSMVLLLDEPTRGVDVGAKVEIYNIINTLTAAGGGVLMVSSDLPEVLGMSDRILVMSGGRLAGELTPEATQDEVMTLAVSRLSDATDSTDSDSTGTTSTDTTDTAGRTGTDTAEKENQQ